The proteins below come from a single Acaryochloris sp. CCMEE 5410 genomic window:
- a CDS encoding peptidase domain-containing ABC transporter, translating to MPSLMLLNPLLKSRKSYQCVKQWSEEDCGAACLASICKYYGRLLSITRSREVVGTGQLGTTLLGLKRGAEALGFNARSVKASEALIDRLQEILLPAIIHWKGYHWVILYGKRGRKYVVADPGVGIRYLTKQELLESWNGIMLLLEPDIDRFHDRGEDEEKSGGFSRFLGRIWPYRTILSQALLINIVLGLLALSSPFLIQILTDDVLVRQDMELLTVVVVGVVISQVFSSSLQIMQSNLIAHFSQRLQLGLVLEFGRKILQLPLNYYESRRSGEIVSRLRDINEVNQLISQIVVRVPSQVFVALISIGFMLFYSASLTLVAAVIAMIMAISTLPFLPILRKKTRNLLILSSENQGVLVETFKGALVLKTTNAAPQFWEEFQSRFGRLTHLTFSTIQLSVLNGTFTQLISSIGSVALLATGSLLVIREEISIGQLLAFNTMQGNLLALMTTIIGLTDEYFRAQTAIGRILEVIDATPESVGEANKPFAQLSGDHDITCSHLNFHHAGRVVLLDDFSLTLPGGKVTVIIGKSGCGKSTLAKVIAGLYQTQSGTVRIGPYNLQDLSIVALRQQVSFVPQEPHFWSRSIIENFQLGNPQVSFEQIVKACQIADADSFISELPNTYQTVLGEFGANLSGGQRQRLAIARAIVNDPPILILDESTAGLDPVSEAEVLDKLLAYRQGKTTIMISHRPSTIKRAEWLIQMEKGQLLLEGDFASLATQPGEHQKFLNH from the coding sequence ATGCCCTCTTTAATGCTCCTCAATCCCCTACTCAAATCACGCAAAAGCTACCAGTGTGTCAAGCAATGGAGCGAAGAAGATTGTGGAGCCGCCTGCCTAGCCTCAATCTGCAAGTATTATGGCCGTCTACTAAGCATTACCCGTAGTCGGGAAGTGGTGGGAACAGGACAACTTGGCACCACCCTTTTAGGTCTAAAAAGAGGCGCTGAAGCTTTAGGGTTCAATGCCCGTTCTGTGAAAGCATCAGAAGCTTTGATTGATCGGCTGCAGGAAATCCTACTGCCAGCCATTATCCACTGGAAAGGCTATCACTGGGTCATTCTCTATGGCAAACGCGGTCGCAAGTATGTTGTGGCCGATCCAGGCGTGGGGATTCGGTATCTCACCAAACAGGAACTTCTCGAATCATGGAATGGCATCATGCTCTTACTGGAGCCTGATATCGATCGGTTTCATGATCGAGGCGAAGACGAGGAAAAGTCCGGTGGATTTTCTCGCTTCCTGGGTCGAATTTGGCCCTATCGTACGATTCTGAGCCAAGCCCTTTTGATCAATATTGTCCTGGGATTATTGGCCCTCTCCAGTCCTTTCCTCATCCAGATTCTAACCGATGATGTCTTGGTCCGTCAGGATATGGAGTTGCTGACGGTCGTAGTAGTGGGGGTTGTCATCTCCCAAGTGTTCAGTAGTAGCCTACAAATCATGCAGTCGAACTTGATAGCTCACTTTAGCCAGCGGCTGCAGCTAGGTTTAGTCTTAGAATTTGGTCGCAAAATCCTGCAACTCCCCTTGAACTACTATGAATCGCGCAGAAGCGGGGAGATTGTCAGCCGTTTGCGCGATATTAACGAAGTCAATCAACTCATATCGCAAATCGTCGTTCGGGTGCCCAGTCAAGTTTTTGTTGCCTTGATTTCCATTGGCTTCATGCTATTTTACAGCGCAAGTTTAACCCTTGTTGCTGCAGTGATTGCCATGATCATGGCAATCTCAACCTTGCCATTTTTGCCGATATTGCGAAAGAAAACTCGCAATTTACTGATTCTATCTTCTGAAAATCAAGGGGTCTTAGTTGAGACGTTCAAAGGAGCGTTAGTCCTGAAAACGACTAACGCAGCGCCCCAGTTTTGGGAAGAGTTTCAATCTCGATTTGGCCGACTAACCCACCTCACCTTCAGCACCATCCAACTGAGTGTCCTCAACGGTACCTTTACTCAGTTGATTTCTAGTATTGGCAGTGTCGCCCTTTTAGCCACGGGTAGTTTGCTAGTCATCAGGGAAGAAATCAGTATTGGCCAGTTGCTGGCCTTTAACACCATGCAAGGCAATCTGCTGGCCTTGATGACGACCATCATTGGCCTAACGGATGAATATTTTCGGGCTCAAACGGCAATTGGCCGTATTTTAGAGGTCATTGATGCCACACCAGAATCCGTCGGAGAGGCTAACAAACCCTTTGCCCAGCTCTCTGGAGACCATGATATTACCTGCTCCCATTTAAACTTTCACCATGCCGGGCGAGTCGTTCTCCTGGATGATTTTTCCTTGACACTACCTGGGGGGAAGGTAACCGTCATCATTGGGAAATCCGGCTGTGGTAAAAGCACCCTGGCCAAGGTGATCGCAGGCCTTTATCAAACCCAGTCTGGAACCGTCAGAATCGGTCCCTATAATTTACAGGATTTATCTATCGTCGCTCTCCGGCAGCAAGTCTCGTTTGTCCCCCAAGAACCTCATTTTTGGAGTCGCTCCATTATCGAGAACTTTCAGCTAGGCAACCCGCAAGTCTCGTTTGAACAAATCGTAAAGGCCTGCCAAATTGCGGATGCTGACAGCTTTATCAGCGAATTACCCAATACGTACCAGACCGTTTTAGGTGAGTTTGGTGCCAACTTATCGGGTGGGCAGCGGCAGCGGTTAGCCATTGCTCGGGCCATTGTTAACGATCCACCCATCTTGATTTTGGATGAATCCACTGCAGGCTTAGATCCCGTGAGCGAGGCCGAAGTCCTAGATAAGTTACTGGCCTATCGCCAAGGCAAAACGACCATCATGATTTCCCACCGCCCCAGCACCATTAAACGAGCAGAGTGGTTGATTCAAATGGAAAAAGGCCAGCTGCTTTTGGAAGGAGACTTTGCCTCCCTAGCTACTCAACCTGGAGAACATCAGAAGTTTTTAAACCACTAA